Proteins encoded by one window of Rutidosis leptorrhynchoides isolate AG116_Rl617_1_P2 chromosome 7, CSIRO_AGI_Rlap_v1, whole genome shotgun sequence:
- the LOC139859678 gene encoding uncharacterized mitochondrial protein AtMg00750-like, producing MISDESYPWFANFANYLAAKELRKYLIYQQRKKFFADLKHYVWENPYLFKVGPDQIIRRCVHGKEANEILLQCHSSAPGGHFGPNYTARKVLDAGFYWPTIFQDAHKLLQSCDACQRGGNISKRDEMPH from the coding sequence ATGATCTCAGATGAGTCATATCCCTGGTTTGCTAACTTTGCAAACTATTTAGCTGCTAAAGAACTAAGAAAATATTTAATTTATCaacaaagaaagaaattctttgccGATTTAAAACATTATGTTTGGGAAAATCCTTACTTGTTTAAAGTAGGTCCCGATCAAATTATTCGTCGTTGCGTTCATGGTAAAGAAGCAAATGAAATCCTATTACAATGCCATAGTAGTGCACCAGGAGGACACTTTGGTCCTAATTACACTGCTCGCAAAGTTTTAGAtgcaggattttattggcctaccatatttCAAGATGCACATAAATTACtccaatcttgtgatgcatgtcaaagaggaGGAAACATCTCTAAACGTGATGAAATGCCCCATTAA